The DNA window CAGGCCAGGTGGGTGAAGTGGGAATCCACTGACACTGCAACGACTTCACAGTTCACATCGTGGAATTCATTGGCTTTGTCACTGAAAGCAATAATTTCTGTAGGACACACAAAGGTGAAATCCAAAGGATAGAAGAAGAGCACTAAATATTTCCCCTTAAAGTCATCAAGGCTTATTTCTTTGAACTCTCCATTGACAACAGCTGTACCCTTAAAATAGGGCGCATGCTGGGTGACGGCAGGGGCATGGCATGAGGAACTGGTGCTAAAGGCGAATTTTGCTTGAGCAGAGCCAGACCACAGTGCATTTGTCAAGCACGTTCTTCGAGAAGCAGCAGGCCTAAGGGCTGCGGAGGCAGAAATGCCCCGAGGAATGGCACTCACTTGTCGGACAAGCGAAGTCCGGAGCAACCTTCCCACCACGGCCGCCATCTTCAGGGTCTACATtaactttttgtcttttataaatactgaaaatgttttcctagtttgtcttttcactttgtttatagAGTGTTGCCTTAAAGAAATGATTAATCCCACCCTTACCTACTGATTTGAaatgccattttatatatatatatatatatatatatatatatatatatatacatataaaaaccCTGGACTATTATTTTCCATTGacctatatataatatatatagctaTTTCTGCTCTAGTACCACACTGTCATAACTATtgatttttctatgtatataatttatcCTGCTATCTTATTATTCTATTCTAGTAATAGAATAGTCTGTCTATTGGATAGAGAAGTAGAGGAATTCAATACATTTTAAGATGCTAAattcttaaaatagaaaatgtagagtaactacatatatatgaatatatatatatatatatatatatatggatgtatAATGATTCATTGACGGTGGAAGAATCTGGGGTAAGGAGCGGGGGTGGAGAGGAAAGTTCAACAGGACTCAGCAACTGGATGGATATAGCGTATGGAGAAGAGGACTATACCCAAGGTTTGCCTGAATCTAGTGTTCCTGGGGAAATAGTACTGGcaaggaaaggaacagaaaggTTTGGTCTTGAAGCTTTGGCAGATGATCGATTTCTTTGGGACTTACTGAGGTTGAAATGGTAGTGGGACATCCACTACCATGGACATGGAGATGTCCATTAGACCACTGGAAACAGGGAGCTAGAGCTGAGCTTCGAGGTTGGCTGGTCCTTCCGCTCCGCCATGTCCTCCAGGACTGCAGTCTGCCGTACTGTACTGCCTTCCCCTATGGCTGAGTCTTCCCGTTGTCATGTGATGGATGCAGAGAGCAATCTGAGACCCAGGTGAAACCATTCACATTCAGCCAGAGAGAGCTTCTTCCTGCTGCTTTCTCATAATGATCTCGGAGGTCGAGATCCGAGGTCATAATAATCTCGCTGACAGCGGGCAGCGATCCTGaagagagatcttagttcccagcccaggaattgaacctgagtagcctggatgaaaaccaggaatcctaaccactagaccactaggGGCTAGAGGCCAGAAGCAAAGTGGCCCCTGCTCTTTCCCCTGTTGAAAGCACGAATGTTTCAAGgagacaaaaactgtaaaaacaggtacaaagtttattattag is part of the Phocoena sinus isolate mPhoSin1 chromosome 10, mPhoSin1.pri, whole genome shotgun sequence genome and encodes:
- the LOC116760729 gene encoding LOW QUALITY PROTEIN: thioredoxin-dependent peroxide reductase, mitochondrial-like (The sequence of the model RefSeq protein was modified relative to this genomic sequence to represent the inferred CDS: inserted 2 bases in 1 codon) — protein: MAAVVGRLLRTSLVRQVSAIPRGISASAALRPAASRRTCLTNALWSGSAQAKFAFSTSSSCHAPAVTQHAPYFKGTAVVNGEFKEISLDDFKGKYLVLFFYPLDFTFVCPTEIIAFSDKANEFHDVNCEVVAVSVDSHFTHLAWINXPRKNGGLGHMQITLLSDLTKHISRDYGVLLEGPGLALLGLFIIDPNGVIKHLSVNDLPVGRRVEETLRLVKAFQFLQTHGEVCPANWTPDSPTIKPHPTASKEYFEKVDQ